The genomic region TTGGTTTCCGCCGCCATCAAACCGGTCGGCAGACCGATTGAGGACGTCATCAACAATGCCGAGATCAGGATATTCTTTTTTGATTTTGCCTGCTTGGAATACAAATTCCCGCTCCATTATGAGATTGGTTTTTCAGGCAGGTCCCCCTGCACCTAGAAAAACAAACGAGCGGGAAAATAAACTCCTCACATGAGGAAGCACTTTTTTGCGAATTTTTCGCAATCTTAATAAATAATGGTCAACCAAGGTGATGTTTTGATCACCGATCCACCCACCGCAACGGCAAGCGTTTCAAGGGATCTGGCAACATCATTGGTCGGAAAACTGCCCGAAACGGTTTTGTTTCCGATCTCACCTAAAACCATCAGACGGCCCGGTGCGAAGTTATCAAGACGCGCAACCAGATCATCCAGACGCACGTTCTGAACACTCAGACGCCCATGCATCCAACTTTGTACGGATGCAATATCGACGGCCTCCTTGGCGTGCAGCCCGCCAGCCCCGACGGCCACTGCATCCCCCGGCCCAAGCATGACACTGCCTGTATCGGCCCCGGTCGACACCCGGACAGCGCCCTCTTCAACGCCGACCCGTGTGTCGTGCGCGAGATAATCTACATTAAAGCGCGTCCCAACCACTTCGACTGTTGCCATACCGGCCCGAACCCGGAAGCTGTCGCCATCGCGATGCATGACGTCAAAAAATGCCTGACCGCGCAAAAGTTCGACATCCCGGTTCCCGTCTTCAAAGTCGGTGGCAATCGCGCTGTTGGCGGCAAGAAAAACCGCGGATCCATCCGGCAACCGCATCTCGGTTACCGTGGCGGCATCGGTAACAATATCGGCCTGAAGATTTTCCAGGGCATCGGGGTTAAGAAAGGCAACCATCGCCATTACCGCCGCCACCGCAGCGCATGACGTCACAGTCCGCAGCGGAGAGAACCAGTCAAGCAAACTTTGCCAAACTGGCACTTGCCCGGCGTCGCTGACTGCAATGCGGCGGGCCGGCTCTTCGACCTGTGCCCAAAGAACGCGCATCTGATCATAGGCAAGGCGGTTGCCTGTGTCGGCATTGAGCCAGGCATCAAATTCCTGTTCCTGAGCGGCCGTCAGCGAACCACCTGCACGTTTTACGTGCCAAAGGGCTGCTTCGTCCTTTTGCGCCTCGGTCAGTTTAACGTCGCCTTGCATTGATCTGTTATCGGTCCACACGGTACTGGCTGTTATGCGATTTCTATAACGAATAAACGGCTTAGAACAAAATATCCTCATGCCGTTTGGCTCAAACTTTTCA from Thalassospira indica harbors:
- a CDS encoding FecR family protein; its protein translation is MQGDVKLTEAQKDEAALWHVKRAGGSLTAAQEQEFDAWLNADTGNRLAYDQMRVLWAQVEEPARRIAVSDAGQVPVWQSLLDWFSPLRTVTSCAAVAAVMAMVAFLNPDALENLQADIVTDAATVTEMRLPDGSAVFLAANSAIATDFEDGNRDVELLRGQAFFDVMHRDGDSFRVRAGMATVEVVGTRFNVDYLAHDTRVGVEEGAVRVSTGADTGSVMLGPGDAVAVGAGGLHAKEAVDIASVQSWMHGRLSVQNVRLDDLVARLDNFAPGRLMVLGEIGNKTVSGSFPTNDVARSLETLAVAVGGSVIKTSPWLTIIY